Proteins from a genomic interval of Oncorhynchus mykiss isolate Arlee chromosome 21, USDA_OmykA_1.1, whole genome shotgun sequence:
- the LOC110501025 gene encoding inactive histone-lysine N-methyltransferase 2E isoform X9, which translates to MSIVIPVGVDTADTSYLEMAAGSEPESVEASPVVVEKSSYPHQIYSISSHHSHSYIGLPYADHNYGARPPPTPPASPPPSMLIRPGEGLFVPGGLQDEASRGTTLSTSEDGSYGADITRCICGFTHDDGYMICCDKCSVWQHIDCMGIDRQHIPETYLCERCQPRILDRDRAIVLQTRKRENMSDGDTSATESGDEVPLELYTAFQHTPTSITLTTGRLAGNKQADKKRKRSGDKEPVATSARAKKAFREGSRKSSRVKGGSPEMEPGEHPSLWENKMKAWMEAYEDAGSNQYSEDVQILLRVKEAGDGKTLAYNTHTATFKPPVESQVQKNKKILKAVRDLAPDSLIIEYRGKFMLRQQFEANGCFFKRPYPFVLFYSKFDGLEMCVDARSFGNEARFIRRSCTPNSEVRHVLEDGMLHLYIYSLRSISKGTEITIGFDYDYGCCKYKVDCACVRGNPECPVLKYNLEPTENLEASSRRRGRKDKEPMMQRGDHLDLGQNQNMTLDCDGRTKGLGADGKQRKLSPLRLSISNNQDPTELEGVEDQPDNSVSSEVEMESEETIAERKRKMTREERKMEAILQAFARMEKREKRREQALEKIGTKSEGGIKEEPPATPEADMQSPGIMTPLLEVKEEPGLNKPTPAKLRGSKQRKSFSRSRTHIGQQRRRARTISTCSDIPPGSPGELLDPLANDGPDVEASRDPEPEALSSHAPDTSPPYSGSPAPDRNRSGQKYPKTKKHLVSEWCVDKQERSLRTPEPAPERPLRISSDPEVLATQLNALPGMGPSPHVYSTPKHYVRFSSPFLANRSPTTPGVPTGRRRSRELPDTPPTSGSCKKRWLKQALEEETTTPPPSSGRPTLVMPSEGPLSPPINGDSDSPLPYNGSCTLPELPTPLKKRRLGLCPLDACMSESSTPYGSPCATPTRADLSETPGTPLLLATPPRVTRMEEPSPEALPSTPTHTLSAPQESESSLDSSPECSRRPSPQEAERPPSLLSSPCVAVRAPSLEVLPPHEAKISAPLSPQPPIAESQDCGGEEGPETGAEGSSEAPPTDPASSSLLSPWMKSPERVGLSGPGGLSFSPINSNLRDLTPSHTLEPILAFRPEAVAVAGVVTVPVPLAAGPFTEAAGSLFYPCPEEGGTLAFSRSLSGDGTGEGGSGQNPPQKKKVSLLEYRKRQREARRSGSKMECGSPVSTTPTLVEMFPLPMETTQEPPPLAPAQAPVAPAAVAPTPPEPNTPQPSEDTEPPVEGESDGGEGQWTSSTSVEQARERGYHRALSLSDHSKDKDGETEGSEAPVRDGSSPSLQRTPTHTPCSPGPSSPSQPGSCPVKEEESDSRPRTPSQATPQQPSKPAVPKTSPLTPTKLHPAAPSLLHSPNPQAQGSPYRSQRAFLFAPPQSQPQAQPGLPLFSQYSPQSAPPPPPPPAPPASAAYFPSQSASTVGSFPGFKPSVTSPFPPGAQPLLQTLPPHTLHYQSSTTPPPPPPPPPQHPGPSPALLHVNLQPPPVQQHQLLLTTAPQSSLPPPPPPPPQGQTHQLQQPSASTLLSLNQGLPLPPPPPPPPASSTGVPMQVQAPHHFQNLGGFPTPLVPPLVPPSTYPPPHQQTGLPPPPPPPQQQTQPAQAVPTATQMPSGTRGATASPSPFHNAGYLGTGWH; encoded by the exons ATGAGCATAGTGATCCCTGTAGGGGTGGACACAGCAGACACCTCATACCTGGAAATGGCTGCAGGCTCAGA aCCAGAATCGGTAGAGGCCAGCCCTGTGGTGGTGGAGAAGTCCAGCTACCCGCACCAGATCTACAGCATTAGCTCTCACCACTCCCACAGTTACATTGGGCTGCCCTACGCC GACCACAACTATGGGGCGCGCCccccgcccactcccccggcctcccctcccccctccatgcTGATCCGTCCAGGCGAGGGGCTGTTTGTGCCGGGGGGCCTGCAGGACGAGGCTTCCAGGGGCACCACACTCAGCACCTCGGAGGACGGCAGCTACGGGGCCGACATCACCCGCTGCATCTGTGGCTTCACCCACGACGACGGCTACATGATCTGCTGCGACAAGTGCAG TGTGTGGCAGCACATAGACTGCATGGGGATCGACAGGCAGCACATTCCTGAGACGTACCTGTGTGAGCGCTGCCAGCCGCGCATCCTGGACAGAGACCGGGCCATCGTGCTGCAGACCCGCAAGAGGGAGAACATGTCCG ACGGGGACACCAGTGCCACAGAGAGTGGGGACGAGGTGCCGCTGGAGTTGTACACGGCCTTCCAGCACACGCCCACCAGCATCACACTCACCACCGGCCGCCTGGCGGGCAACAAGCAGGCCGACAAGAAACGCAAGAGGAGCGGAGACAAGGAGCCCGTCGCCACGTCAGCCCGAGCCAAGAAG GCGTTCCGTGAGGGCTCCAGGAAGTCCTCCAGAGTGAAGGGTGGCTCTCCAGAAATGGAGCCCGGAGAGCACCCGTCTCTGTGGGAGAACAAGATGAAGGCTTGGATGGAGGCCTACGAGGATGCCGGCAGCAACCAGTACAGCGAGGACGTCCAGATCCTGCTCCGCGTCAAGGAGGCCGGCGACGGCAAGACCCTggcctacaacacacacacagccaccttCAAACCGCCCGTGGAG agCCAGGTTCAGAAGAACAAGAAGATCCTGAAGGCAGTGAGGGATTTGGCTCCAGACTCCCTCATCATAGAGTACAGGGGCAAGTTCATGCTGCGACAGCAGTTTGAGGCCAACGGATGCTTCTTCAAGAG GCCATACCCCTTTGTGTTGTTCTACTCAAAGTTTGACGGGCTGGAGATGTGTGTGGACGCCCGCAGCTTTGGCAATGAGGCCCGCTTCATCCGACGCTCCTGCACCCCCAACTCTGAG GTGCGTCATGTATTAGAGGATGGTATGCTCCATTTGTACATTTACTCTTTGAGGTCCATCAGCAAAGGCACTGAGATCACCATAGGCTTCGACTATGACTATGGCTGCTG taAATACAAGGTGGACTGTGCATGTGTGAGGGGGAACCCAGAGTGCCCGGTGCTGAAGTACAACCTGGAGCCCACCGAGAACCTGGAGGCCAGCAGCCGCCGGCGGGGCCGCAAGGACAAGGAGCCCATGATGCAGCGAGGGGACCACCTGGACCTGGGCCAGAACCAGAACATGACCCTGGACTGTGACGGCAGGACCAAGGGTCTGGGGGCCGACGGCAAGCAGAGGAAGCTATCGCCCCTCCGCCTCTCCATCTCCAACAACCAG GATCCTACAGAGTTAGAGGGTGTAGAAGACCAACCTGATAACTCCGTTAGCAGTGAAGTAGAGATGGAGTCAGAGGAGACcattgcagagagaaagaggaagatg aCCCGtgaagagaggaagatggaggccATCCTGCAGGCCTTTGCCCGcatggagaagagggagaagaggcggGAGCAGGCCCTGGAGAAGATTGGCACCAAGTCAGAGGGGGGCATCAAGGAGGAGCCCCCTGCCACCCCCGAGGCCGACATGCAGTCTCCTGGTATCATGACG CCCCTGCTAGAGGTGAAGGAGGAGCCGGGTCTCAACAAGCCCACGCCGGCCAAGCTGCGAGGCAGCAAGCAGAGGAAGAGCTTCTCGCGGAGCCGCACCCACATTGGGCAGCAGCGGCGGCGAGCGCGCACCATCAGCACCTGCTCTGACATACCTCCCGGCTCACCTGGGGAACTCCTGGACCCCCTGGCCAATGACGGCCCAGACGTAGAGGCCTCCAGGGACCCCGAGCCAGAGGCCCTCTCCTCCCATGCCCCCGACACCAGCCCCCCTTACAGTGGCTCCCCGGCCCCTGACAGAAACCGCTCCGGGCAGAAGTACCCCAAAACTAAAAAG cactTAGTGAGTGAGTGGTGCGTCGACAAGCAGGAGCGGTCATTGCGGACCCCAGAGCCGGCCCCGGAGAGGCCCCTGAGGATCAGCAGCGACCCGGAGGTGCTGGCCACCCAGCTCAACGCCCTGCCCGGCATGGGCCCCAGCCCGCACGTCTACAGCACGCCCAAACACTACGTCCGCTTCTCCTCGCCCTTCCTGGCCAACCGCAGCCCCACCACCCCTGGGGTGCCCACCGGACGCCGGCGTTCCCGCGAGCTGCCCGACACGCCGCCCACCTCAGGCTCCTGCAAGAAG CGCTGGCTGAAGCAGGCTCTAGAGGAGGagaccaccacccctccacccagCAGCGGCCGGCCCACCCTGGTCATGCCTAGCGAGGGCCCTCTCAGCCCTCCTATCAACGGGGACTCTGACAGCCCCCTCCCCTACAACGGCAGCTGCACCTTGCCAG AGTTGCCCACTCCTCTGAAGAAGCGACGCCTGGGTCTGTGTCCACTGGACGCCTGCATGTCAGAGAGCTCCACCCCCTACGGCTCTCCCTGCGCAACGCCAACCCGGGCCGACCTATCAGAGACGCCGGGTACACCCCTGCTGCTGGCCACGCCACCCCGCGTCACCCGTATGGAGGAGCCGAGCCCCGAAGCTCTACCAagcactcctacacacacactcagtgccCCGCAGGAA AGCGAGTCTTCCCTGGACAGCTCACCAGAGTGCAGTCGCAGACCCAGCCCCCAAGAGGCTGAGCGGCCACCTTCGCTGCTCTCCTCCCCCTGTGTAGCGGTCAGGGCCCCCAGTCTGGAGGTGTTGCCCCCCCACGAGGCCAAGATCAGTGCCCCCCTGAGCCCCCAGCCCCCCATCGCCGAGTCCCAGGactgtgggggagaggaggggccaGAGACCGGGGCTGAGGGCAGCAGCGAGGCCCCCCCCACAGACCCagcctcttcctccctcctctccccctggatGAAGAGTCCAGAGAGAGTGGGTCTGTCAGGGCCAGGGGGTCTGTCCTTCTCCCCCATCAACTCTAACCTGAGGGACCTTACCCCCTCACACACCCTGGAGCCCATCTTGGCCTTCAGGCCGGAGGCGGTGGCTGTGGCTGGTGTTGTGACTGTACCAGTACCCTTGGCAGCAGGACCCTTCACAGAGGCTGCAGGGTCTCTCTTCTACCCCTGCCCTGAGGAGGGGGGAACGCTGGCCTTTTCTCGCTCACTAAGTGGAGACGGCACCGGAGAGGGAGGGTCAGGACAGAATCCCCCACAGAAGAAAAAG gtgtctTTGCTGGAGTACAGGAAACGTCAGCGCGAGGCGCGGCGCAGCGGCTCCAAAATGGAATGCGGCTCGCCTGTCTCTACAACACCTACCCTGGTGGAGATGTTCCCTCTGCCCATGGAGACCACCCAAGAGCCTCCACCCCTGGCTCCGGCCCAAGCTCCAGTGGCCCCTGCTGCAGTGGCCCCCACCCCGCCTGAGCCAAATACCCCTCAGCCCAGCGAGGACACAGAGCCCCCTGTcgagggggagagtgatgggggagagggacagtggaCCTCGTCCACCTCGGTGGAGCAGGCAAGAGAGCGTGGCTACCACAGAGCCCTGTCGCTTAGTGACCACAGCAAGGacaaag ATGGAGAGACCGAGGGCAGTGAGGCCCCAGTCAGAGATGGTTCATCTCCTAGCCTGCAGAGGACCCCAACCCACACT cCGTGTTCTCCTGGCCCCAGCAGCCCGTCCCAGCCTGGCAGTTGCccagtgaaggaggaggagagtgacagCCGGCCTCGGACCCCCTCCCAGGCCACCCCACAGCAGCCCAGCAAGCCTGCCGTACCCAAGACATCCCCCCTGACCCCCACCAAGCTACACCCTGCTGCCCCCTCACTCCTCCACTCGCCCAACCCCCAGGCTCAGGGCTCCCCTTACCGCAGCCAGAGGGCCTTCCTCTTTGCTCCTCCTCAGTCCCAGCCACAGGCTCAACCAGGGCTGCCCCTCTTCTCCCAGTACAGCCCACAGTCcgctccacctccccctcctccaccagcACCTCCAGCCTCAGCGGCCTACTTCCCCAGCCAGTCAGCCTCCACCGTGGGATCCTTCCCTGGGTTCAAGCCTTCCGTGACGTCCCCATTCCCCCCTGGTGCCCAGCCCCTCCTGCAGACTCTTCCTCCCCACACCCTGCACTACCAGAGCTCTACcactcccccccctcctccccctcccccaccacaaCACCCTGGGCCCAGCCCGGCCCTGCTACACGTTAACCTGCAGCCTCCTCCTGTCCAGCAGCACCAGCTCCTCCTGACCACAGCCccccagtcctccctccctcctcctccgccCCCTCCCCCACAGGGCCAGACCCACCAGCTGCAGCAGCCCAGTGCCAGCACCCTCCTGTCACTCAACCAGGGCTTGCCTCttcctccacccccaccccctcctcctgcctcctccacCGGTGTCCCCATGCAAGTGCAGGCCCCTCACCACTTTCAGAACTTGGGGGGCTTTCCAACCCCGCTGGTGCCCCCGCTGGTGCCCCCCTCCACCTATCCCCCGCCCCACCAGCAGACTGGactgcccccccctcctccccctccccagcaGCAAACTCAGCCGGCCCAGGCCGTGCCCACCGCCACTCAGATGCCCAGCGGAACACGCGGGGCCACTGCGTCCCCCTCCCCCTTTCACAACGCTGGGTACCTGGGCACGGGGTGGCACTGA
- the LOC110501025 gene encoding inactive histone-lysine N-methyltransferase 2E isoform X2 — MSIVIPVGVDTADTSYLEMAAGSEPESVEASPVVVEKSSYPHQIYSISSHHSHSYIGLPYADHNYGARPPPTPPASPPPSMLIRPGEGLFVPGGLQDEASRGTTLSTSEDGSYGADITRCICGFTHDDGYMICCDKCSVWQHIDCMGIDRQHIPETYLCERCQPRILDRDRAIVLQTRKRENMSGEWRDGIPVCISADGDTSATESGDEVPLELYTAFQHTPTSITLTTGRLAGNKQADKKRKRSGDKEPVATSARAKKAFREGSRKSSRVKGGSPEMEPGEHPSLWENKMKAWMEAYEDAGSNQYSEDVQILLRVKEAGDGKTLAYNTHTATFKPPVESQVQKNKKILKAVRDLAPDSLIIEYRGKFMLRQQFEANGCFFKRPYPFVLFYSKFDGLEMCVDARSFGNEARFIRRSCTPNSEVRHVLEDGMLHLYIYSLRSISKGTEITIGFDYDYGCCKYKVDCACVRGNPECPVLKYNLEPTENLEASSRRRGRKDKEPMMQRGDHLDLGQNQNMTLDCDGRTKGLGADGKQRKLSPLRLSISNNQDPTELEGVEDQPDNSVSSEVEMESEETIAERKRKMASPAEESHLQGVGASSCLGLSKPETREERKMEAILQAFARMEKREKRREQALEKIGTKSEGGIKEEPPATPEADMQSPGIMTPLLEVKEEPGLNKPTPAKLRGSKQRKSFSRSRTHIGQQRRRARTISTCSDIPPGSPGELLDPLANDGPDVEASRDPEPEALSSHAPDTSPPYSGSPAPDRNRSGQKYPKTKKHLVSEWCVDKQERSLRTPEPAPERPLRISSDPEVLATQLNALPGMGPSPHVYSTPKHYVRFSSPFLANRSPTTPGVPTGRRRSRELPDTPPTSGSCKKRWLKQALEEETTTPPPSSGRPTLVMPSEGPLSPPINGDSDSPLPYNGSCTLPELPTPLKKRRLGLCPLDACMSESSTPYGSPCATPTRADLSETPGTPLLLATPPRVTRMEEPSPEALPSTPTHTLSAPQESESSLDSSPECSRRPSPQEAERPPSLLSSPCVAVRAPSLEVLPPHEAKISAPLSPQPPIAESQDCGGEEGPETGAEGSSEAPPTDPASSSLLSPWMKSPERVGLSGPGGLSFSPINSNLRDLTPSHTLEPILAFRPEAVAVAGVVTVPVPLAAGPFTEAAGSLFYPCPEEGGTLAFSRSLSGDGTGEGGSGQNPPQKKKVSLLEYRKRQREARRSGSKMECGSPVSTTPTLVEMFPLPMETTQEPPPLAPAQAPVAPAAVAPTPPEPNTPQPSEDTEPPVEGESDGGEGQWTSSTSVEQARERGYHRALSLSDHSKDKDGETEGSEAPVRDGSSPSLQRTPTHTPCSPGPSSPSQPGSCPVKEEESDSRPRTPSQATPQQPSKPAVPKTSPLTPTKLHPAAPSLLHSPNPQAQGSPYRSQRAFLFAPPQSQPQAQPGLPLFSQYSPQSAPPPPPPPAPPASAAYFPSQSASTVGSFPGFKPSVTSPFPPGAQPLLQTLPPHTLHYQSSTTPPPPPPPPPQHPGPSPALLHVNLQPPPVQQHQLLLTTAPQSSLPPPPPPPPQGQTHQLQQPSASTLLSLNQGLPLPPPPPPPPASSTGVPMQVQAPHHFQNLGGFPTPLVPPLVPPSTYPPPHQQTGLPPPPPPPQQQTQPAQAVPTATQMPSGTRGATASPSPFHNAGYLGTGWH, encoded by the exons ATGAGCATAGTGATCCCTGTAGGGGTGGACACAGCAGACACCTCATACCTGGAAATGGCTGCAGGCTCAGA aCCAGAATCGGTAGAGGCCAGCCCTGTGGTGGTGGAGAAGTCCAGCTACCCGCACCAGATCTACAGCATTAGCTCTCACCACTCCCACAGTTACATTGGGCTGCCCTACGCC GACCACAACTATGGGGCGCGCCccccgcccactcccccggcctcccctcccccctccatgcTGATCCGTCCAGGCGAGGGGCTGTTTGTGCCGGGGGGCCTGCAGGACGAGGCTTCCAGGGGCACCACACTCAGCACCTCGGAGGACGGCAGCTACGGGGCCGACATCACCCGCTGCATCTGTGGCTTCACCCACGACGACGGCTACATGATCTGCTGCGACAAGTGCAG TGTGTGGCAGCACATAGACTGCATGGGGATCGACAGGCAGCACATTCCTGAGACGTACCTGTGTGAGCGCTGCCAGCCGCGCATCCTGGACAGAGACCGGGCCATCGTGCTGCAGACCCGCAAGAGGGAGAACATGTCCGGTGAGTGGAGAGATG GCATACCGGTATGTATCTCTGCAGACGGGGACACCAGTGCCACAGAGAGTGGGGACGAGGTGCCGCTGGAGTTGTACACGGCCTTCCAGCACACGCCCACCAGCATCACACTCACCACCGGCCGCCTGGCGGGCAACAAGCAGGCCGACAAGAAACGCAAGAGGAGCGGAGACAAGGAGCCCGTCGCCACGTCAGCCCGAGCCAAGAAG GCGTTCCGTGAGGGCTCCAGGAAGTCCTCCAGAGTGAAGGGTGGCTCTCCAGAAATGGAGCCCGGAGAGCACCCGTCTCTGTGGGAGAACAAGATGAAGGCTTGGATGGAGGCCTACGAGGATGCCGGCAGCAACCAGTACAGCGAGGACGTCCAGATCCTGCTCCGCGTCAAGGAGGCCGGCGACGGCAAGACCCTggcctacaacacacacacagccaccttCAAACCGCCCGTGGAG agCCAGGTTCAGAAGAACAAGAAGATCCTGAAGGCAGTGAGGGATTTGGCTCCAGACTCCCTCATCATAGAGTACAGGGGCAAGTTCATGCTGCGACAGCAGTTTGAGGCCAACGGATGCTTCTTCAAGAG GCCATACCCCTTTGTGTTGTTCTACTCAAAGTTTGACGGGCTGGAGATGTGTGTGGACGCCCGCAGCTTTGGCAATGAGGCCCGCTTCATCCGACGCTCCTGCACCCCCAACTCTGAG GTGCGTCATGTATTAGAGGATGGTATGCTCCATTTGTACATTTACTCTTTGAGGTCCATCAGCAAAGGCACTGAGATCACCATAGGCTTCGACTATGACTATGGCTGCTG taAATACAAGGTGGACTGTGCATGTGTGAGGGGGAACCCAGAGTGCCCGGTGCTGAAGTACAACCTGGAGCCCACCGAGAACCTGGAGGCCAGCAGCCGCCGGCGGGGCCGCAAGGACAAGGAGCCCATGATGCAGCGAGGGGACCACCTGGACCTGGGCCAGAACCAGAACATGACCCTGGACTGTGACGGCAGGACCAAGGGTCTGGGGGCCGACGGCAAGCAGAGGAAGCTATCGCCCCTCCGCCTCTCCATCTCCAACAACCAG GATCCTACAGAGTTAGAGGGTGTAGAAGACCAACCTGATAACTCCGTTAGCAGTGAAGTAGAGATGGAGTCAGAGGAGACcattgcagagagaaagaggaagatg GCCAGCCCAGCGGAGGAGTCCCATCTGCAAGGCGTGGGGGCCTCCAGCTGTCTGGGACTGAGTAAACCGGAG aCCCGtgaagagaggaagatggaggccATCCTGCAGGCCTTTGCCCGcatggagaagagggagaagaggcggGAGCAGGCCCTGGAGAAGATTGGCACCAAGTCAGAGGGGGGCATCAAGGAGGAGCCCCCTGCCACCCCCGAGGCCGACATGCAGTCTCCTGGTATCATGACG CCCCTGCTAGAGGTGAAGGAGGAGCCGGGTCTCAACAAGCCCACGCCGGCCAAGCTGCGAGGCAGCAAGCAGAGGAAGAGCTTCTCGCGGAGCCGCACCCACATTGGGCAGCAGCGGCGGCGAGCGCGCACCATCAGCACCTGCTCTGACATACCTCCCGGCTCACCTGGGGAACTCCTGGACCCCCTGGCCAATGACGGCCCAGACGTAGAGGCCTCCAGGGACCCCGAGCCAGAGGCCCTCTCCTCCCATGCCCCCGACACCAGCCCCCCTTACAGTGGCTCCCCGGCCCCTGACAGAAACCGCTCCGGGCAGAAGTACCCCAAAACTAAAAAG cactTAGTGAGTGAGTGGTGCGTCGACAAGCAGGAGCGGTCATTGCGGACCCCAGAGCCGGCCCCGGAGAGGCCCCTGAGGATCAGCAGCGACCCGGAGGTGCTGGCCACCCAGCTCAACGCCCTGCCCGGCATGGGCCCCAGCCCGCACGTCTACAGCACGCCCAAACACTACGTCCGCTTCTCCTCGCCCTTCCTGGCCAACCGCAGCCCCACCACCCCTGGGGTGCCCACCGGACGCCGGCGTTCCCGCGAGCTGCCCGACACGCCGCCCACCTCAGGCTCCTGCAAGAAG CGCTGGCTGAAGCAGGCTCTAGAGGAGGagaccaccacccctccacccagCAGCGGCCGGCCCACCCTGGTCATGCCTAGCGAGGGCCCTCTCAGCCCTCCTATCAACGGGGACTCTGACAGCCCCCTCCCCTACAACGGCAGCTGCACCTTGCCAG AGTTGCCCACTCCTCTGAAGAAGCGACGCCTGGGTCTGTGTCCACTGGACGCCTGCATGTCAGAGAGCTCCACCCCCTACGGCTCTCCCTGCGCAACGCCAACCCGGGCCGACCTATCAGAGACGCCGGGTACACCCCTGCTGCTGGCCACGCCACCCCGCGTCACCCGTATGGAGGAGCCGAGCCCCGAAGCTCTACCAagcactcctacacacacactcagtgccCCGCAGGAA AGCGAGTCTTCCCTGGACAGCTCACCAGAGTGCAGTCGCAGACCCAGCCCCCAAGAGGCTGAGCGGCCACCTTCGCTGCTCTCCTCCCCCTGTGTAGCGGTCAGGGCCCCCAGTCTGGAGGTGTTGCCCCCCCACGAGGCCAAGATCAGTGCCCCCCTGAGCCCCCAGCCCCCCATCGCCGAGTCCCAGGactgtgggggagaggaggggccaGAGACCGGGGCTGAGGGCAGCAGCGAGGCCCCCCCCACAGACCCagcctcttcctccctcctctccccctggatGAAGAGTCCAGAGAGAGTGGGTCTGTCAGGGCCAGGGGGTCTGTCCTTCTCCCCCATCAACTCTAACCTGAGGGACCTTACCCCCTCACACACCCTGGAGCCCATCTTGGCCTTCAGGCCGGAGGCGGTGGCTGTGGCTGGTGTTGTGACTGTACCAGTACCCTTGGCAGCAGGACCCTTCACAGAGGCTGCAGGGTCTCTCTTCTACCCCTGCCCTGAGGAGGGGGGAACGCTGGCCTTTTCTCGCTCACTAAGTGGAGACGGCACCGGAGAGGGAGGGTCAGGACAGAATCCCCCACAGAAGAAAAAG gtgtctTTGCTGGAGTACAGGAAACGTCAGCGCGAGGCGCGGCGCAGCGGCTCCAAAATGGAATGCGGCTCGCCTGTCTCTACAACACCTACCCTGGTGGAGATGTTCCCTCTGCCCATGGAGACCACCCAAGAGCCTCCACCCCTGGCTCCGGCCCAAGCTCCAGTGGCCCCTGCTGCAGTGGCCCCCACCCCGCCTGAGCCAAATACCCCTCAGCCCAGCGAGGACACAGAGCCCCCTGTcgagggggagagtgatgggggagagggacagtggaCCTCGTCCACCTCGGTGGAGCAGGCAAGAGAGCGTGGCTACCACAGAGCCCTGTCGCTTAGTGACCACAGCAAGGacaaag ATGGAGAGACCGAGGGCAGTGAGGCCCCAGTCAGAGATGGTTCATCTCCTAGCCTGCAGAGGACCCCAACCCACACT cCGTGTTCTCCTGGCCCCAGCAGCCCGTCCCAGCCTGGCAGTTGCccagtgaaggaggaggagagtgacagCCGGCCTCGGACCCCCTCCCAGGCCACCCCACAGCAGCCCAGCAAGCCTGCCGTACCCAAGACATCCCCCCTGACCCCCACCAAGCTACACCCTGCTGCCCCCTCACTCCTCCACTCGCCCAACCCCCAGGCTCAGGGCTCCCCTTACCGCAGCCAGAGGGCCTTCCTCTTTGCTCCTCCTCAGTCCCAGCCACAGGCTCAACCAGGGCTGCCCCTCTTCTCCCAGTACAGCCCACAGTCcgctccacctccccctcctccaccagcACCTCCAGCCTCAGCGGCCTACTTCCCCAGCCAGTCAGCCTCCACCGTGGGATCCTTCCCTGGGTTCAAGCCTTCCGTGACGTCCCCATTCCCCCCTGGTGCCCAGCCCCTCCTGCAGACTCTTCCTCCCCACACCCTGCACTACCAGAGCTCTACcactcccccccctcctccccctcccccaccacaaCACCCTGGGCCCAGCCCGGCCCTGCTACACGTTAACCTGCAGCCTCCTCCTGTCCAGCAGCACCAGCTCCTCCTGACCACAGCCccccagtcctccctccctcctcctccgccCCCTCCCCCACAGGGCCAGACCCACCAGCTGCAGCAGCCCAGTGCCAGCACCCTCCTGTCACTCAACCAGGGCTTGCCTCttcctccacccccaccccctcctcctgcctcctccacCGGTGTCCCCATGCAAGTGCAGGCCCCTCACCACTTTCAGAACTTGGGGGGCTTTCCAACCCCGCTGGTGCCCCCGCTGGTGCCCCCCTCCACCTATCCCCCGCCCCACCAGCAGACTGGactgcccccccctcctccccctccccagcaGCAAACTCAGCCGGCCCAGGCCGTGCCCACCGCCACTCAGATGCCCAGCGGAACACGCGGGGCCACTGCGTCCCCCTCCCCCTTTCACAACGCTGGGTACCTGGGCACGGGGTGGCACTGA